Proteins from a genomic interval of Scomber scombrus chromosome 11, fScoSco1.1, whole genome shotgun sequence:
- the LOC133990052 gene encoding chemokine XC receptor 1-like, producing MAATDSNSTTTSDDQYYTVEYENEICDRTSTNEFAAIFIPVFFSIVVILSLFGNILVIVILAKYENLKSLTNAFILNLAMSDLLFTAGLPFWAYSHMYGWTLGEPACKIVNFVFFIGFDSSGIILILMTVHRYVAVMNPFSDIVSTKGFYSVLASVMIWAVSILVASPAFVFTKVNTDLDPNLCEYINSNSKLWGIYQQNILFLVISVVFVFCYSLIIYRLLRPTAQRRKNKTLKLIFILMVVFFVSWGPYNIVLFLNSFYYFPKESVNSTDAARACEKDKQQYYTIYVSSFFAYSHCCLNPVFYVFVGVKFKNHLKKMMKSWGHKNTSIRSRHSRLTITSLTGGEELSM from the coding sequence ATGGCTGCAACTGATTCCAACAGCACAACCACATCCGATGATCAATACTATACGgttgaatatgaaaatgaaatatgcgACAGAACAAGCACGAATGAGTTTGCAGCGATCTTCATTCCAGTGTTCTTCTCCATTGTGGTGATCCTCAGTCTGTTCGGCAACATCCTGGTCATTGTGATTTTGGCCAAGTATGAGAATCTCAAATCCCTCACAAATGCTTTCATCCTGAACCTGGCTATGTCGGATCTCCTCTTCACCGCAGGTCTGCCCTTCTGGGCCTACTCCCACATGTACGGATGGACTTTAGGGGAGCCTGCATGCAAAATAGTTAACTTCGTCTTCTTCATTGGGTTCGACAGCAGTGGTATCATCCTCATCCTGATGACTGTTCACCGTTACGTAGCTGTCATGAATCCTTTTTCTGACATTGTGTCTACCAAAGGCTTCTACAGTGTCCTGGCGTCTGTCATGATTTGGGCTGTGAGTATCCTGGTTGCCAGTCCAGCCTTCGTCTTCACCAAAGTCAACACTGACTTAGACCCGAATCTCTGTGAATACATTAATTCTAACTCGAAGTTGTGGGGAATCTACCAGCAAAATATTCTCTTTTTAGTGATTtctgtggtgtttgttttttgctattCTCTGATCATATACAGGCTGCTGAGGCCTACTGcccaaagaagaaagaacaaaactttaaaacttatttttattctaatggttgttttctttgtaaGCTGGGGACCTTACAATATAGTCCTTTTTCTAAACTCATTCTATTATTTTCCAAAAGAATCTGTTAATTCAACAGATGCAGCTCGAGCTtgtgaaaaagacaaacaacagtATTACACCATTTATGTGAGTAGTTTTTTTGCCTACTCACACTGCTGTCTTAACcctgtgttttatgtgtttgttggGGTTAAATTCAAAAACCACTtgaagaaaatgatgaagaGCTGGGGTCACAAAAACACGAGCATCCGCAGTAGACACAGCCGACTCACAATCACATCTCTAACTGGTGGTGAAGAGTTGTCCATGTAG